A region from the Hydra vulgaris chromosome 08, alternate assembly HydraT2T_AEP genome encodes:
- the LOC136083245 gene encoding ATP-dependent DNA helicase PIF1-like, which yields MISAQTFDLLHLIACEIKQCYNELFDGIQVIACGDFFQLPPIKGEFVFKFKIWPQYMTQVLVLTECFRQKEDAQFFGALNEIHFGQVSDQTIDYFMSCCFENDENVNNKYTRLFFRNLEVDIYNNKKMDNIKYEGRCFNAKDIIKNANIQYLFQTPAAVYLKINAVVMLVKNINVKEGLCNGSVCTVTLLENNAVWVGTNGKEVKVEFVKGDILDCFHAVVGSRLGLPLKLAFSFTVHKAQGSTMNKAVINFNSKAFNISL from the coding sequence ATGATTAGCGCtcaaacttttgatttattacatttaatcgCTTGCGAAATTAAACAATGTTATAATGAATTATTTGATGGTATTCAAGTTATTGCTTGTggtgatttttttcaattaccaCCTATTAAAggagaatttgtttttaaattcaaaatatggCCACAATACATGACACAAGTTCTTGTTTTAACTGAATGTTTTAGGCAAAAAGAAGATGCGCAATTTTTTGGAGCTTTAAACGAAATACATTTTGGACAAGTTTCAGACCAAACTATTGATTATTTTATGTCTTGTTGTTTTGAAAACGATGAAAATGTGAACAATAAATATACGAGattgttttttagaaatttagaagttgatatttacaataataaaaaaatggataatATAAAGTATGAAGGACGTTGCTTTAATGCAAAAGatatcattaaaaatgcaaacatacaatatttatttcaaactccAGCAGCtgtttatcttaaaataaatgcaGTTGTTATGCTTGTGAAAAATATCAATGTTAAAGAAGGATTGTGTAATGGTAGTGTTTGCACAGTCactttattagaaaataatgcTGTTTGGGTTGGTACAAATGGAAAAGAAGTCAAAGTTGAATTTGTAAAAGGAGACATTTTAGATTGCTTTCACGCTGTTGTAGGTTCAAGATTAGGATTACCTTTAAAATTAGCTTTTTCTTTTACTGTGCATAAAGCACAAGGAAGTACAATGAATAAAgcagttattaattttaattcaaaggCATTTAATATTAGTCTTTAA